TATTCACCTTCAAACACTCCAGGAAAATCGGGTTTTTCACCGTCAACAGTGCCGCGCATATAAACTTGGGCGAAATGTCTGCCAAAAAGCGGCTTTGCCGCCCCACGCCCCACAGGTTTTGGATAGCATCCAGCAATACTGCTACACGCCGCTTTTTTTCAGCGTTTTCTAATTCTAACTTATATGTTGGGGCATCGGCCACACCCACCCGGTCAAGCTCAATGAGGATTGTCCCGCGATAGAAGCCTGAATGGATTTCACTCTCAAAAATATTCGGTGTCCCTCCGGCCTTCACACCCATGTAGTTGGTCGCAAAGTCCAGTTCACCCCGGTACGGCTCAAGAGCAATCAAGGGTGACACCCGTACCGGGCTTGTCCGTTTGACAGTCTCCTTATCGGCGAGCATAAATCCAAATAGATCATCATCAATAAATTCTTGAGG
This region of Desulforamulus hydrothermalis Lam5 = DSM 18033 genomic DNA includes:
- the cas7i gene encoding type I-B CRISPR-associated protein Cas7/Cst2/DevR translates to MQAKCLTITYLTKASYASLNGSDKEADNISSIKKIQMADGSEYPYKSSQAIRRDLREQLAVLGETLSEAETAKQTKGAATTQGKPQEFIDDDLFGFMLADKETVKRTSPVRVSPLIALEPYRGELDFATNYMGVKAGGTPNIFESEIHSGFYRGTILIELDRVGVADAPTYKLELENAEKKRRVAVLLDAIQNLWGVGRQSRFLADISPKFICAALLTVKNPIFLECLKVNRDGLVEFSLIESTIKDFSAVIKDSVLGERKGFFAQDTVQALPMGEAFAKMKSWLDDVYK